In one Drosophila pseudoobscura strain MV-25-SWS-2005 chromosome X, UCI_Dpse_MV25, whole genome shotgun sequence genomic region, the following are encoded:
- the Rgl gene encoding ral guanine nucleotide dissociation stimulator-like 1, producing MNFTSQASCKCPHSQHPHQHQHQSKPTLIKSHTCAYQLQDLAGYNRALMPPLDNTDFSSAWRHVNNNSTSKTCAYHQKAPHHPQQPQAHTQLYHHNTCPRQKKASAMTGPAIGMCHQQHQRRSRSASAKPRRNSSYHSYDDLDASSAVASAERKVVASLKYLCACTGATLRNLSKKTKDLHAKNYTYTKPTWRLWGEEHEKNAIFTVYLKKVRYHRPTPTASNQDSDDEISHLEWETVRVRFVKAATLARLVEALATDDGELESTFINVFLSTYRTFSTPKQVLSLLTQRYDALHDKHLEELEQAQQSGQVEDPAYDPHASIHEQHKKTLVSALHVWLDGFPEDWHEDNLQQILAFATKRLKRSDLHIKVLNRLERLIRQSVYGNGGGGGGGGGGGGGMENNGLPWLTQAQQAQFMIPTHYGSSYDLSEQFNGLYLTPMGHGPIYRGPTHFLQAFRFPHVPVRHFAEQLTRMDTELFKRLIPHQCLGHTWARRDSGGSETVVATINQFNAVLFRVVSSILIDRLKPQERALNISRWIDIAQELRMLKNFSSLKAIISALNSNSIYRLSKIWEFLPKERMEVFTELARICSEDNNAWTLREVLKREGTAKNPDPGSDQSDRHLQKLILNLGTQTSHGTIPYLGTFLTDLTMIHTANPDYLTEDKLINFDKKRKEFEVLAQIKLLQGAANTYNLQGDALFDHWFASMPLFDEREAFELSCRLEAQPPAPRKSVVSTNTSLTNTTASSTASIIGHRKTDSIHSNSSSGAGSQFYCELNSSTSSRHNSLDRDAHHASLMSASSSVSNLSLDSSNSGGRQSGKLTHSQSVGNGLKSNGNGTTNGGGSPHINAQLVQPTGVTPQSAPDFYIIRVTYETDNIELDGIVLYKSIMLGNNERTPQVIRNAMLKLGLEDDPDRFTLAQVLPDKELVMPKNANVYYAVNTNYNLNFILRPRKDEGVAGS from the exons ATG AATTTCACAAGCCAAGCCAGCTGTAAATGCCCGCATAGCCAACAtccgcaccagcaccagcaccagtcgAAGCCCACGCTTATCAAGAGCCACACTTGTGCTTATCAGCTGCAAGACTTGGCCGGCTACAATCGTGCCCTGATGCCGCCGCTGGACAACACCGACTTCAGCAGCGCCTGGCGACATGTCAACAACAATTCGACCAGCAAGACCTGCGCCTACCACCAGAAGGCCCCGCACCATCCGCAGCAGCCCCAGGCCCATACCCAGTTGTACCACCACAACACATGTCCGCGCCAGAAGAAGGCCTCAGCGATGACAGGGCCGGCCATAGGGAtgtgccaccagcagcaccagaggCGATCCCGCTCGGCGTCCGCCAAGCCGCGGCGCAATAGCTCGTATCACTCGTACGACGATCTGGACGCCTCCTCGGCGGTGGCCAGTGCGGAGCGCAAGGTGGTGGCCAGCCTGAAGTACCTGTGCGCCTGCACGGGGGCCACGCTGCGCAATTTGTCGAAGAAGACGAAAGATTTACACGCCAAAAACTATACCTACACCAAG CCCACGTGGCGCCTGTGGGGCGAGGAGCACGAGAAAAATGCTATTTTCACCGTCTACCTGAAGAAGGTCCGCTACCATCGACCCACGCCGACGGCCAGCAAT CAGGACTCAGATGATGAGATTTCCCATCTGGAGTGGGAGACAGTGCGAGTGCGCTTTGTGAAGGCGGCAACGCTGGCCCGCCTCGTGGAGGCCCTGGCCACAGACGACGGGGAGCTGGAGTCGACGTTCATCAATGTGTTCCTCTCGACGTATCGCACCTTCTCGACGCCCAAGCAGGTGCTCAGTCTGCTGACCCAGCGGTACGATGCGCTGCACGACAAGCActtggaggagctggagcaggcgCAGCAGAGCGGCCAGGTGGAGGATCCGGCCTACGATCCGCACGCGTCCATCCATGAGCAGCACAAGAAAACTCTAGTCTCGGCGCTGCACGTGTGGCTCGACGGATTTCCAGAGGACTGGCACGAGGACAATCTGCAGCAAATCCTGGCGTTCGCCACCAAGCGGCTTAAGCGTTCCGATCTGCACATCAAGGTGCTCAATCGTCTGGAGCGTCTCATCCGGCAGTCTGTCTACGGCaacggaggcggaggcggtggcggcggcggaggaggaggcggcatGGAGAACAATGGCCTGCCCTGGCTAACGCAGGCCCAGCAGGCTCAGTTCATGATTCCCACGCACTACGGCTCCTCGTACGACCTGAGCGAGCAGTTCAATGGACTGTATCTGACGCCCATGGGCCATGGTCCCATCTACCGTGGGCCCACACACTTCCTGCAGGCCTTCCGCTTCCCCCATGTGCCCGTGCGACACTTCGCCGAGCAGCTGACGCGCATGGACACGGAGCTGTTCAAGCGTCTGATACCCCACCAATGCCTGGGCCACACCTGGGCCCGTCGCGACAGCGGTGGGTCGGAGACGGTGGTGGCCACCATCAATCAGTTCAATGCGGTTCTCTTCCGAGTGGTCTCCAGCATCCTGATTGATCGCCTGAAGCCACAG GAGCGCGCTTTGAACATTTCCCGCTGGATTGACATTGCCCAGGAGCTGCGCATGCTCAAGAACTTTAGTTCCCTCAAGGCCATCATTTCGGCATTGAATTCCAACTCGATCTATCGCCTCTCCAAGATCTGGGAGTTCCTGCCCAAAGAGAGA ATGGAAGTCTTTACGGAGCTGGCTCGCATCTGTTCGGAGGACAACAATGCCTGGACCCTGCGCGAGGTACTGAAGCGCGAGGGAACGGCCAAGAACCCCGACCCGGGCAGCGATCAAAGCGATCGGCATCTGCAGAAGCTCATCCTGAATCTGGGCACACAAACATCCCACGGAACAATACCCTACTTGGGGACATTTCTCACCGACCTGACCATGATCCACACGGCCAATCCCGATTATCTCACCGAGGACAAGCTGATCAACTTTGACAAGAAGCGCAAGGAGTTCGAGGTCCTCGCACAGATCAAGCTGCTGCAGGGGGCGGCCAACACGTACAACCTGCAGGGGGATGCTCTCTTCGATCACTGGTTCGCCTCGATGCCGCTCTTCGACGAGCGGGAGGCATTCGAGCTGAGCTGCCGGCTGGAGGCACAACCGCCGGCGCCGCGCAAATCGGTGGTGAGCACAAACACCTCGCTGACCAACACGACGGCCTCGTCGACGGCCTCCATCATAGGCCACCGCAAGACTGACTCCATTCACTCCAATTCGAGCAGCGGGGCCGGCTCGCAGTTCTACTGTGAGCtgaacagcagcaccagctcccGGCACAACTCCCTCGACAGGGACGCCCACCATGCCTCCCTCATGTCCGCCTCGAGTAGCGTGTCCAACCTGTCGCTGGACTCGAGTAACTCGGGCGGCCGCCAGTCCGGCAAGCTGACGCATTCCCAGTCCGTGGGAAATGGCCTCAAGTCGAATGGAAACGGGACCACCAATGGCGGGGGATCGCCGCACATCAATGCCCAGCTGGTGCAGCCGACGGGGGTCACCCCGCAGTCCGCACCGGACTTTTACATCATCCGTGTCACCTACGAGACGGACAACATCGAGCTGGATGGTATCGTGCTCTACAAGAGCATCATGCTCGGCAACAATGAGCGCACTCCGCAGGTGATCCGCAACGCGATGCTCAAGCTGGGACTGGAGGACGATCCGGATCGGTTCACGCTCGCCCAGGTGCTGCCCGACAAGGAGCTGGTGATGCCGAAGAACGCCAATGTCTACTATGCGGTCAACACGAACTACAATCTCAACTTTATACTGAGGCCGCGCAAGGACGAGGGCGTGGCTGGCAGCTAG